The region TAGGGCTCCACCTGCGTGACCGGCGAGGATGCGCTGCCGCCACCGAACAGGGCGCCATACGCGGATGTGTCCTGCGCCACGCCCGGCGCATCGGCAAAGAAGGGGCGGGCCGCGCCGGGCGTGGCCGGCGCAAAGGTGTTCGTAAACTGCGCGCCGAACGAGGTTTGCGTCTGTTCGCGGCGCCAGATGCCGGGGCCGCCCGCGCCGCTGTCGCCACTCAGGGTGGAGGCGGCAGGCAGGGGCGCCGGCACGCTGCCGAAGGCCGTGGCCGACGTCTGCGCCAGCGCGCGCTGCACCGCGTGGAAGACGAACTGGTGCACGGAACGGCTGTCGCGGAAGCGTACTTCGATCTTCGACGGGTGCACGTTGACGTCCACCAGGGCCGGGTCGAGGTCGAGCGCCAGCACATAGGACGGGAAGCGGTCGCCGTGCAGCACATCCTGGTACGCCATGCGCACGGCGTGCACCAGCAGCTTGTCGCGCACGAAGCGCCCGTTGACATAAAAGAACTGGCCATCGGCGCGCGCCTTGGACGCCGTCGGCAGGCCGGCGAAGCCGTGCAGGCGCAAGGTGCCGGCCGATTCGTCCAGCGCCAGGCGCGCCTCGGCAAAATCGTTGCCGAGGATGTGGGCGCTGCGCTTGGCCAGCTCGCTGATATTCCACTGGTCGATGGTGCGCCCGTTGTGCGACAGCGAGAACGAGACGTCGGGCCGCGCCAGCGCGATGCGGCGCACGACTTCGGCGCAGTGGCCGTATTCCGTCTGTTCCGACTTCAAAAACTTGCGCCGCGCGGGCGTATTGAAATACAGGTCTTGCACGTCCACCGTGGTGCCGTGCGCGCCCGACGACGGCGAAACGCTGCCATTGTGCGAGCCGACGATTTCCCACGCGTGGGCCGCATCGGCCGTGCGCGAAGTCAGGGTGACGGCGGCCACGGAGGCAATGGACGCCAGCGCCTCGCCGCGAAAACCCAGCGTGCCCACGTTTTCCAGGTCGCTCAGCGAGGCGATTTTCGAGGTGGCGTGGCGCGCCAGGGCCAGCGGCAACTGCTCCTTGTCGATGCCGCGCCCGTTGTCGGTGATGGCGATGCGTTTCACGCCGCCTTCTTCCAGGCGCACGGTAATTTGCGTGGCGCCCGAGTCGAGCGCGTTTTCCAGCAGCTCCTTGACCACGGCCGATGGCCGCTCGACCACCTCGCCGGCGGCGATTTGCGAAATCAACTGGTCAGGCAAGGCCTGGATCGGGCGGTGGGGCGTGATGGGAGCGTTCATGCTGCGATTATAGCGGGTTCGCATCGGGAGGTCGGGCCGGGCCCGATGCTGCCGGCCCGCCTCCCTATGGATTTACTTCGCCATTTCCCGCACCGGTATCGGCGCATTGCACAGGTCGATGT is a window of Janthinobacterium sp. 1_2014MBL_MicDiv DNA encoding:
- the mutL gene encoding DNA mismatch repair endonuclease MutL, whose product is MNAPITPHRPIQALPDQLISQIAAGEVVERPSAVVKELLENALDSGATQITVRLEEGGVKRIAITDNGRGIDKEQLPLALARHATSKIASLSDLENVGTLGFRGEALASIASVAAVTLTSRTADAAHAWEIVGSHNGSVSPSSGAHGTTVDVQDLYFNTPARRKFLKSEQTEYGHCAEVVRRIALARPDVSFSLSHNGRTIDQWNISELAKRSAHILGNDFAEARLALDESAGTLRLHGFAGLPTASKARADGQFFYVNGRFVRDKLLVHAVRMAYQDVLHGDRFPSYVLALDLDPALVDVNVHPSKIEVRFRDSRSVHQFVFHAVQRALAQTSATAFGSVPAPLPAASTLSGDSGAGGPGIWRREQTQTSFGAQFTNTFAPATPGAARPFFADAPGVAQDTSAYGALFGGGSASSPVTQVEPYIASPEAMAREEYPLGFALAQLHGIYILAQNTKGLVLVDMHAAHERILYEQLKNALQAQVSGQDMQVQSLLIPVTFYADAIEVSTANENQDTLKALGFDIAALSPTTLAVRSVPTLLKNADAQTLARDVLRDVREYGGSRVLIERQNELLGTLACHTAVRANRILSVQEMNALLRQMESTERADQCNHGRPTWVQVEINALDKLFLRGQ